DNA from Triticum aestivum cultivar Chinese Spring chromosome 7D, IWGSC CS RefSeq v2.1, whole genome shotgun sequence:
TGCAGATAAAATCAAATGAGACTAATATTTACAAAGTCAGGCAAAAGGCAGATCTTATTCTCTTGAATGAGTAATAAATAATTCACCAAAGGTTAAAATATTCATCATTTAGGCtccaaataataaaataaaatctaGGTTGACTTAAAAACACAAGCTCACTATGCAGcttaaatctgaaacatttgaattcATGTTTCACCGAAAGACAAAGAATTAAGAAAAGCAATACAAAATAATCAATTTATGCATCTACCCAACAGCAAATAAAAGTTCAAGAAGCATGTACCAATTGATCTGCAGCGGGTCTGGTGACGGAAATCTTTTgagcctccttctaacagaataTGACATTGATTGACAACAGAAGTAAGAAGAAAACCTGTAGCTAACTAAGTCCATTACCCATCTCATCGGTTTTGGAACTCTTATGCTGCCATAGGTAAGTCATGTTAACAGACCAACAAAATGTGCTGCAAGGAAATTTGTTGTACCAGGAAGCAAATAATAATTGTACATCACCTTGCTTTTTTTGTGCTTATGCACGTCTGCCGAATCCTCCGTCCCCTCATGCTTCCTCTTCTGAACAATTTGCGGACATATAAAGTATAGCTAAGTGATGAGTAAGACTTGGAGATACTGAAGTTTTAAACATAGAGAAAATGCAGCGACCTTCTCATGATGCTTATCCTTTTTCCTATCCTTGTCCTTGTCTTTGTCTTTAGACCGATCCTTATGTCGATGTTTGTGCTTCTTATGCTCCCTGTCCTTATCTTTGTCTTTGTGCTTTTTATGTTTTTTCTCTTTGTCCTTGGACTCACTTTTCGGTTTGCCCGAAATGGTAGGTATACCTTTTTCAGCCTGTTGATTGGTTTAATTGTCAAGTGTATGATAGGAAAATGCAATATAACACCATAAAGCAAGTAGGATGGCAAAAATGGTCTTACAGAGGGTAAATCTACTGGAGCAGTTTCTCGAAGCTGAAATGCTTGCCCCAGTGTTTCCATATCAAAGGGCTTAATAGAAGGAGGCTTATCCCTTAAGTATGCATTCTGAACGAGTTGATCTAGCTCCATTCCTTCTCCTTTCCGAATTTCAGTGTCCCCCACTACATTGTGAAGGTAATGTGTATCTGAGATTGCAAGTGGCAAAGGCCTCTTGCAAAAGAAATCATGGTGCGGCTCCAATTTGTACTGACTTATTAAATCAACAGCACCAGTGAGCTCCCTAGGTCCTGAAATAGAAAGAGCCATATTATGGACTACCAGCATTGCATATAACCAAGGCAATTTGGAGAAGGATGCGCATCAAGAACCATGCCAGGAAAATGCACTCATGCATACAAGTACAATGGGCACTTATTTCTCTGGTAGGGTCCAATAAAGTAGCTTATCAGGGGGCACAAAAGACAATGTGGTTGTTCCATTGTTTTCGAGTCGCGCGACTAGTCGATGAGTCGCAAAAAAATGTCAACTAAACTTAGTGTCGACTAGCGACTCGAGTTGCGACTAGTCACAACTGCAGGCTCAACTTTTTCCGAGTCGCTACCCCAGAACGACTCATCGACTTGAAAACCCCGTTGTTCAACATATAGACAAAAAAATGTCAACATGAGGAAACTTTGGCGGTTCCAGAGATGCTGCGAGCTTAAGGTATCAAACGTAGGACAAAGATTGACTGTCCAAGTTTGAACGTCGAATCTATATTTCTTGTGCAATATTTTGCTGATGGCTACAAGATAACAATCATAACTACAGTAATAGAGAAGTACTTTTGTATACAAGTCGAATGGCATCAAATGTGTAACATAACCCAGTAACCCACGTAATATTGGATTATTTATTATTGGTTAAAACTTGAATCGGGGCGGTCAAAAGACAGAGAAAGAAACAAAGGGAACATCAGATAACAAACACAAATAGGCATGGCAACATCACAGTACTTAACAAAGGAGATCAAGTAAAGTAGATGCTTAATGAAGCAGAGGATGCTCCCAACCGGTCGGTTTCATCTTCAATGGTGAGAAATCCTTTAAACTTCCAATAGTGTGTGGTATAAACATCCATAGTTAATTACAGAGGCAAAGTTCCCTAGCGGAGATGAATATGCTTGCCAATGCTACTTTTCTGCATTCTGACAAAAGCAGTACCTTTGCCAaacttcttgtcgtcagaatccaTCAGACTGAAGCTCGATCTATGCACAAGTCATCTTAACCTGAAATTCCATTCGACAATATTTTACAACTAATGTTCGAAAGCGGAGGCAATCATTCTCAGTAAAAATTGTATGAGCAGCACTATCCCAATTTGCTTTGGGTTCTTTGACTTTCTCCATCTACCATTACCATTCACCATTCTCACATTAGCATTGGAAAGCAGAATTAAATAATGTAACAAAATCTTCATATCATAGCAAAGATTCACAGTACCAATATCCAGGAATAGGACCAATACATAGCACTGACAATATCAACAAGAAAAACCTGGCATCATTCATCCATCTAACAAATTAAACAATCAATCCACCCATCCATCTATCCAATTGACACATCGATCCATCCATCTATGcaacaaagtttttccatctatCCAATTTACagctaaaaaaagaagaagagagagtTGGAAGAGAGAGGATGGCTCACCGTGGAGGAGTGGAGGACTGGATGGTCTGCAGCTTCGGGACGGAGGCGCCGTGGGCAGCCGGTGCAGAGGGGCGCGGCGGCAGCTTCCCGTTGTCCCGGCTGCGGCAGAGGGCAGAGGGGCAGACGGGCCGTGGAGGAAGCTGGGCTGCGGCGGGAGTGggtcccggcggcggcgaggcggggccggcggcggcgctggaacCCTAGCGCTGGCCCTGCTCGAGTTCGAGCCGAGCGAACAGATGaggcgtcgaggcaggggcgcTCGTTTTCTCTGTACAAGTCGTGCGGGCTCGGTGGCATTCTTGTGGTAATTAACCTGTTGCAATAGGGGCACTCTGTTAACTCTTTTCTTTTGATGAGGGACTAGCCAAAATCCTCAAATTCTATAAGcactttagagccctttggtttgtaggaatagaATCCTATTCCTATGAAGGAATTATTTCTATCCTCCACGtttcatagaaaaataaacattagcctagactcaatgaaaaaaatcGTATGATGTGAAACAAAGAGTATATCTTTTCTTATTCCtattcataggatttgagatacatgtcatctcatttcctatgactttcctattcctatCATTTTCTTACcttatgaaccaaatgaggcctactATTTCTCTACATGGGAAAATATATACTACACCATGCTCCTTGCTTTTTAAGGCCTCACAATCAATTGAGGTCTCCAATTTGAAATTGGGTCATACAATTTTGATCAGGTCAACAATTTCGCAAGGAGCTCTCTCATTCAATTTTTCAATACACTATGCCCCCTAATTTTGGAGCTCTCCCATTAGATTGGGGTATACAATTTTAATGCCTTGATTTTGAGTTGGTCAATCCTTGGTTGTGGCAATGAAATCACTAACTTCATTGAGCTTCCTAATTTTAATTTTTAAGGCCTCGCAAAATCGGGTGATCCAATTTTGATCGGGTCAACAATTACAGAAGGAGATCTCTCGTTGATTTTTTTAATACATTACGCTCCCTAATTTTGGAACTCTCCCATTCGATTGAGGTATACAATTTTAACTCCTTGATTTttacttggtcaatccttggttgTGGCAATGAAATCTCTTACTTCATTAAGCTTCCTAATTTTAAAGCCCCCTCATACAACTGAGGTCTTCAATTTAGATTGGATACACGGTTGGTTGGGTCGTTGACCTGGGCTTCGTGGTGGGATCTCTTGATGAATGGGTCCCTAATTAAGGCCTCGTAATCAATCGAGGTCTCCAATTTTAAATTGGTCATCCAATTTTGACTGGGCCAACAATTTCACAAGGAGCTCTCTCATTCAATTTTCTAATACACCATGCTTCCTAATTTTTGAGCTCTCCCATTCGATTGGGGTATACAATTTTAATCCTTAATTTTGACCTGGTCAATCATTGGTTGTGGTAATGAAATCTCTAACTTCATTAAGCTCCCTAATTTTAATTTTTAAGGCCTCACGATCAATTGAGGTCTCCAATTTGGAATTGGTTCATCCAATTTTGACCAGGTTAACAACTTCACAGGGAGCTCTTTCATTTAATTTTTTAATACACTATGCTCCGTAAATTTGAAGCTCTCCCATTCGATTGAGGTATACAATTTTAATGCCTTGATTTtgacttggtcaatccttggttgTGGCAATGAAATATCTAACTTCATTAAGCTCTCTAACTTTAAAGGCCCCCTCATTCAACCGAGGTCTTCAATTTAGATTGGGTACATGATTGATTGGGTCGTTGACCTGGGCTTCGTGGTGGGATCTCTCTATGAATGGGTCCCTTGATAAGTGCCTGGTTGGTGTGGGCCTTTGTTGACAAAAAGGAAGTGCCGGCATAACACACGTGGCCAATGACGTAGGTAACTTTCTCATGTATTTGTATTAATTAAAAGACTCACACGGTCAAAAGGACCTGCCCGAACACCAcaataaaaaagaaaaatgatacacCCATGGACAATTTGCTACGAATTGGCATACCAAACAGTCTCCCACCAATCACTTTCCCGATTTTCACTGTTGGGCTACTCTTCCCCAAATCTCTAACTATAAATTGACACATCCATCCGTAACCATTATTCTGTAAAGCATGTCCATAGGTGTAGCATCTCTGATAAAAAAACTCCATTGTTTCCCCACATGCCCAACCAACTAGCACATAAAAAAAATTCACAACTTAAAAAAATACCACGCAAAAAttaaacatgtactccctctgtaaactaatataagagtgtttagataactaaaatagtaatctaaatgctcttatattagtttacggagggagtacaacccaAAGAAAATAAGCGGTGCAGAAAAGCGCGCACTGCCCTTCTAGTATTAGGTGATTCCACCTTCCACTATTCACATATTTACATGTTTAATAAAATAATTAAATTACAACTTTTTTGAAACATATAAATTTTACTTTTTTCAAAATGGGACCATATAAGTTCTGGTATTGCTTGGATATTCTCTCTTCTGTGCGTTAATTGCTCCGGCAGATTTTTTGAAAAGAAAATCCTCTCATCTATTAATAATACGCAAAGTGCTCCCTATGATCCATATTACTTATCGTTGTTGCAGcggcaagtaatatggatcggagagaGTAGTAGAAAGTTCTTCATAGGTGATAATTTAGATACATTATAACTGAGCACGTTTCCTACCCTCTCAAGCCATTAACGTTTGTCGCCATTGGATCGTCAGTTTTGGGCGTTTTCTATCGTCAAATTTCCTCTAATCCCGCATCGGCTCGCTTCCTTCTCCAGGACCGAGCGGTAACCGTCATGGGCTGGTCACAATTTTGGGCTTCTGGTGTTAACTCGGGCCTCTTTTCGTTCGCACGGAGCACTCCCGTGGCGGCCGACCATGGCTCATGGCTATCGCGTCGTGGTCCAACTGATCCCACCGACGGCATCTCATACCGACTGCGTTTCGGATCCAAACAAGATGGGACGCCTGCCATTGACCTAATTTACGGGGAAAGGTGAAGCGGCGTTGTGGCTGCTCGGTGAAGCTGATCTGCCTTGATTGTGTCTTGCCTTGGCTTCTCTCGAGAGGGTTAGGCTGCGCCAGCGTGCTCGGGTCAGGGACCTGAAGGAGGGGGATGCCAATACTAAATATTTCCATATGAAGGCTAATGGCCGGCGTCGACGGCATTGTATCCCTTATCTGAAAGATGGTAACCGTACTGCCACTAATTTGGAGGATAAGCTAAACCTGGCTCGGGAGTTTTTCTGTAATCTGATGGGTTCCTCGGCACCGTCGGGTTGCTCTCTCCGTCTGGACGCTTTGGGCTTGCACCGGCTGTCACCGGATTTGGCCCATGGGCTGGAGGTGCCGTTCACGGATGAGGAGATCAAGAAAGTAATCTTTGATATGCCGTCTGACCGCGCGCCTGGGCCAGACGAATTTTCTGGGCTTTTCTTCAAGAACTGCTAGGAGATTATCGCCAAGGACTTCATGGATGTCATGACAATGCTGCATGATGGGCGT
Protein-coding regions in this window:
- the LOC123166550 gene encoding probable mediator of RNA polymerase II transcription subunit 19b, with amino-acid sequence MDSDDKKFGKGPRELTGAVDLISQYKLEPHHDFFCKRPLPLAISDTHYLHNVVGDTEIRKGEGMELDQLVQNAYLRDKPPSIKPFDMETLGQAFQLRETAPVDLPSAEKGIPTISGKPKSESKDKEKKHKKHKDKDKDREHKKHKHRHKDRSKDKDKDKDRKKDKHHEKKRKHEGTEDSADVHKHKKSKHKSSKTDEMGNGLS